In Isoptericola jiangsuensis, the following proteins share a genomic window:
- a CDS encoding alpha/beta hydrolase, whose amino-acid sequence MSAHPPHHAAPPTGRTPAVRDRTVGSPGGGRARRSVTVTVLAVVAVVLALVAVGALLPGVPGLGHAGAQASAWSAWLAVAGLVVTLLGALALLRHGSVARFLVVGAGLVAVVCSFVVLTQQLRVAQEHGVAVEIAELFRVTPDRRAHDVDVTYGEQDGVPLGMSLWLPDGVRPDAASGAPVVVLVHGGGWTGGHRAQTTTAAHATWFADHGYLVASIDYPLASRETPRWDTAEAQVACALVWLAEHAATQGGDPDRILLAGDSAGGNIALDVAYRGAAGTLEPACDGDVPAVRAVSTLYPVTSPVAFHDNPDLLAGDAARRYVETYTGGTPDDVPDHYAAVWPAEHVTADAPATLVVHGAADHLVPPAPSTELGDVLRAHGVTHDVVLVPAADHVFDRAPGSVGTQVWRELTARLLPAP is encoded by the coding sequence ATGAGCGCGCACCCTCCCCACCACGCCGCCCCGCCCACCGGCCGCACCCCGGCGGTCCGTGACCGGACCGTCGGGAGCCCGGGCGGCGGGCGTGCCCGGCGCAGCGTCACCGTCACGGTCCTCGCCGTCGTCGCGGTCGTCCTCGCGCTCGTCGCGGTCGGGGCGCTCCTGCCCGGCGTGCCCGGCCTCGGGCACGCGGGCGCGCAGGCGTCCGCCTGGTCCGCGTGGCTCGCCGTCGCGGGTCTCGTCGTCACCCTGCTCGGCGCCCTCGCGCTCCTGCGGCACGGCTCCGTCGCGCGGTTCCTCGTCGTCGGCGCCGGGCTGGTCGCGGTCGTCTGCTCGTTCGTCGTCCTCACCCAGCAGCTCCGGGTCGCGCAGGAGCACGGTGTCGCCGTCGAGATCGCCGAGCTGTTCCGCGTCACCCCCGACCGGCGCGCCCACGACGTCGACGTCACCTACGGCGAGCAGGACGGCGTCCCGCTCGGGATGTCGCTGTGGCTGCCCGACGGCGTGCGCCCCGACGCCGCGAGCGGGGCGCCCGTCGTCGTGCTCGTGCACGGGGGCGGCTGGACCGGCGGGCACCGCGCGCAGACCACCACCGCCGCGCACGCCACCTGGTTCGCCGACCACGGCTACCTCGTGGCCAGCATCGACTACCCGCTCGCCTCCCGGGAAACCCCCCGCTGGGACACCGCCGAGGCGCAGGTGGCGTGCGCGCTCGTCTGGCTGGCCGAGCACGCCGCCACCCAGGGCGGCGACCCGGACCGGATCCTGCTCGCCGGGGACTCCGCCGGCGGCAACATCGCCCTCGACGTCGCCTACCGGGGCGCCGCCGGCACCCTCGAGCCCGCCTGCGACGGCGACGTGCCGGCCGTGCGCGCCGTCAGCACCCTCTACCCGGTGACGTCGCCCGTCGCGTTCCACGACAACCCCGACCTGCTCGCCGGTGACGCCGCCCGCCGGTACGTCGAGACGTACACCGGCGGCACCCCCGACGACGTCCCCGACCACTACGCCGCCGTCTGGCCCGCCGAGCACGTCACCGCCGACGCCCCCGCCACCCTCGTGGTGCACGGCGCCGCCGACCACCTCGTCCCGCCCGCACCCTCCACCGAGCTCGGCGACGTGCTGCGCGCCCACGGCGTCACGCACGACGTCGTGCTCGTGCCCGCCGCCGACCACGTCTTCGACCGGGCCCCCGGCAGCGTCGGCACGCAGGTGTGGCGCGAGCTCACCGCCCGGCTCCTGCCCGCGCCCTGA
- a CDS encoding GNAT family N-acetyltransferase, whose translation MTAIPSPVAREEVRVRPRRPADVAPLGEVLAAQQPASGYPHRWPLPYPVAEFVVRADEEAAWVAEVAGRPVGHVSVTTVRDDRHGAIWSAGSGRPVAELGCVSVLFVAPDVQGRGVGGLLLDTAVAHLRSTGRTPVLDVDRHDGVAHAVYLHKGWRVVGEARFEWQHPGAPPARMLVLP comes from the coding sequence GTGACCGCGATCCCCTCCCCCGTCGCCCGTGAGGAGGTGCGGGTCCGCCCGCGCCGGCCCGCGGACGTCGCGCCGCTGGGCGAGGTGCTCGCGGCCCAGCAGCCGGCGTCCGGCTACCCGCACCGGTGGCCGCTGCCGTACCCGGTGGCCGAGTTCGTCGTCCGGGCCGACGAGGAGGCCGCCTGGGTCGCGGAGGTGGCAGGCCGGCCCGTGGGGCACGTGAGCGTGACCACGGTGCGGGATGACCGGCACGGTGCGATCTGGTCCGCGGGCTCCGGCCGGCCGGTCGCGGAGCTCGGCTGCGTGTCCGTGCTGTTCGTCGCCCCGGACGTGCAGGGCCGGGGCGTGGGCGGGCTGCTGCTCGACACGGCGGTCGCGCACCTGCGCTCCACGGGCCGCACGCCCGTGCTGGACGTCGACCGGCACGACGGCGTCGCGCACGCCGTCTACCTGCACAAGGGGTGGCGGGTGGTGGGCGAGGCACGGTTCGAGTGGCAGCACCCGGGTGCGCCGCCCGCCCGGATGCTCGTGCTGCCCTGA
- a CDS encoding TrmH family RNA methyltransferase, with the protein MNHPALVRVTDPADPRLHDYTGLTDVRLRTVREPAEGLFMAESSNVIRRALAAGHRPRSFLMADRWLDSMADVLAEHPETPVYVADEPVLEQITGFHLHRGALAAMHRPVLPDVAGLLADARGGQGARRVAVLEDVVDHTNVGAVFRSAAALGVDAVLVTPRCADPLYRRSVRVSMGTVFQVPWTRITDWPVAATEGALGGVDVLRIHGFTVAALALSDDAVSLDDLAADPPERLALVLGAEGDGLKPRTVASADVVVKIPMAGAVDSLNVAAASAVAFWATRTA; encoded by the coding sequence GTGAACCATCCCGCCCTCGTCCGCGTCACGGACCCTGCCGACCCGCGCCTGCACGACTACACCGGCCTCACCGACGTCAGGCTGCGCACCGTCCGCGAGCCCGCCGAGGGCCTGTTCATGGCCGAGTCGTCCAACGTCATCCGCCGGGCGCTCGCCGCCGGGCACCGCCCCCGGTCGTTCCTCATGGCCGACCGCTGGCTCGACTCCATGGCCGACGTCCTCGCCGAGCATCCCGAGACCCCCGTGTACGTCGCCGACGAGCCCGTGCTGGAGCAGATCACCGGGTTCCACCTGCACCGTGGGGCGCTCGCGGCCATGCACCGTCCCGTCCTGCCCGACGTCGCGGGGCTCCTGGCCGACGCACGGGGCGGGCAGGGGGCGCGCCGGGTCGCCGTGCTGGAGGACGTCGTCGACCACACGAACGTGGGAGCCGTGTTCCGCAGTGCCGCCGCGCTCGGCGTCGACGCCGTCCTCGTCACCCCGCGCTGCGCCGACCCCCTGTACCGGCGCTCCGTGCGCGTCTCCATGGGCACCGTCTTCCAGGTGCCGTGGACGCGCATCACGGACTGGCCCGTCGCCGCGACCGAGGGCGCGCTCGGCGGGGTCGACGTGCTGCGCATCCACGGGTTCACCGTCGCGGCCCTCGCGCTGAGCGACGACGCCGTCAGCCTCGACGACCTCGCCGCCGACCCGCCCGAACGTCTCGCCCTCGTCCTGGGTGCCGAGGGCGACGGGCTCAAGCCGCGCACCGTCGCGTCGGCCGACGTCGTGGTGAAGATCCCCATGGCGGGCGCCGTGGACTCCCTCAACGTGGCGGCGGCGTCGGCCGTGGCGTTCTGGGCGACCCGCACGGCCTGA
- a CDS encoding DUF6510 family protein encodes MTTPLPRPLPLDGNAAAGPLAGVLAGDATTAVARCSGCGATAVLAAAVVFRTAMGTVVRCASCEHVLVVVVERPDGTVMSARGCSWVRV; translated from the coding sequence GTGACGACTCCCCTGCCCCGCCCGCTGCCGCTGGACGGCAACGCCGCCGCCGGACCGCTCGCCGGGGTGCTCGCCGGCGACGCGACCACCGCCGTCGCCCGCTGCTCCGGGTGCGGCGCCACCGCCGTGCTGGCCGCCGCCGTCGTCTTCCGCACGGCCATGGGCACGGTGGTGCGCTGCGCGTCGTGCGAGCACGTGCTCGTCGTCGTGGTCGAGCGCCCCGACGGCACCGTGATGTCCGCCCGCGGATGCTCCTGGGTGCGCGTCTGA
- a CDS encoding FAD-binding oxidoreductase gives MSPWHAATVVAARQLTATSRILVLAVPGFTGARPGQHVDVRLTAPDGYQASRSYSLAATGTDERVELAVAAVPDGEVSPYLVEVARPGDAMEVRGPLGGWFVWDPADPAPVLLVAGGSGVVPLVAMLRARADAGVGTPFRLVLSVRTAADVLFADELAVPDDGVLVHRVVTRADDGDRPAGRLTADDLLAPGFGPDDAPGVFVCGPTGFVEHAATLLTGLGHRAARVRTERFGGTS, from the coding sequence GTGAGCCCCTGGCACGCCGCGACGGTGGTCGCCGCCCGACAGCTCACCGCCACGTCACGCATCCTCGTCCTGGCCGTCCCCGGGTTCACCGGGGCCCGTCCCGGGCAGCACGTCGACGTCCGGCTCACCGCGCCCGACGGGTACCAGGCGTCCCGGTCGTACTCGCTGGCCGCCACGGGCACCGACGAACGCGTCGAGCTCGCCGTGGCGGCCGTGCCCGACGGCGAGGTGTCGCCCTACCTCGTGGAGGTCGCCCGCCCGGGCGACGCCATGGAGGTCCGCGGGCCGCTCGGCGGCTGGTTCGTCTGGGACCCCGCCGACCCCGCGCCGGTGCTGCTCGTCGCCGGCGGGTCCGGCGTCGTCCCGCTGGTCGCGATGCTGCGGGCCCGCGCCGACGCGGGCGTCGGCACCCCGTTCCGGCTCGTGCTGTCCGTGCGCACGGCCGCCGACGTGCTGTTCGCCGACGAGCTCGCGGTGCCCGACGACGGCGTGCTGGTGCACCGCGTCGTCACCCGCGCCGACGACGGGGACCGCCCGGCCGGGCGGCTCACCGCCGACGACCTGCTCGCCCCCGGGTTCGGCCCCGACGACGCCCCGGGCGTGTTCGTGTGCGGCCCCACCGGGTTCGTCGAGCACGCCGCGACCCTCCTCACCGGGCTGGGCCACCGGGCCGCCCGGGTGCGGACCGAACGCTTCGGAGGCACGTCGTGA
- a CDS encoding sulfite oxidase-like oxidoreductase has translation MGIVTRGFGGRRAADPHVPPGQYVTEDFPVLSAGPTPNVDTERWALEVRTETGDTRRWDWAALQALPAEDVTTDIHCVTHWSKLGTTWRGVSVDTLLADIETSADFVMAHAYGGYTTNVPLEDLTDGRAWIAYEFEGEPLDPVHGGPARLLVPHLYFWKSAKWVRELELTTTEDLGFWEVNGYHAYGDPWREQRYA, from the coding sequence ATGGGGATCGTCACACGCGGGTTCGGCGGGCGCCGTGCGGCCGATCCGCACGTCCCGCCCGGCCAGTACGTCACCGAAGACTTCCCGGTGCTGTCCGCCGGGCCGACGCCGAACGTCGACACCGAGCGGTGGGCGCTGGAGGTGCGCACCGAGACCGGTGACACCCGCCGGTGGGACTGGGCGGCGCTGCAGGCGCTGCCCGCCGAGGACGTCACGACCGACATCCACTGCGTCACCCACTGGTCCAAGCTCGGCACGACGTGGCGGGGCGTGTCCGTGGACACCCTGCTGGCGGACATCGAGACGTCCGCCGACTTCGTCATGGCGCACGCCTACGGCGGGTACACGACCAACGTGCCGCTGGAGGACCTCACCGACGGCAGGGCGTGGATCGCCTACGAGTTCGAGGGCGAGCCGCTCGACCCGGTGCACGGCGGCCCGGCCCGGCTGCTGGTGCCGCACCTGTACTTCTGGAAGAGCGCCAAGTGGGTGCGCGAGCTGGAGCTGACCACGACCGAGGACCTCGGGTTCTGGGAGGTCAACGGCTACCACGCCTACGGCGACCCCTGGCGCGAGCAGCGGTACGCGTGA
- a CDS encoding DsbA family oxidoreductase, with product MPTVHVDIWSDIACPFCYVGKRNFESAVAASDVDVEVTYRSFQLSPDLPEDVTGSHAEMLAAKMGVDVDTAHGMEARTTGLAHEVGLDFDYAALHPANTLLAHRLLHLAKAHGLQGAMKERLLAAYFTQGRHVGRLDELVDLAAEVGLDADEVRTALTGDAYTADVAQDVAQAAAYGIRGVPFFVLDGRLAVSGAQPPEVFAQALRQATEQAA from the coding sequence ATGCCCACGGTTCACGTCGACATCTGGTCCGACATCGCCTGCCCCTTCTGCTACGTCGGCAAGCGGAACTTCGAGTCCGCCGTCGCCGCGAGCGACGTCGACGTCGAGGTGACGTACCGCTCGTTCCAGCTCTCCCCCGACCTGCCCGAGGACGTCACGGGCAGCCACGCCGAGATGCTCGCCGCGAAGATGGGCGTCGACGTCGACACCGCGCACGGCATGGAGGCCCGCACCACGGGGCTCGCCCACGAGGTCGGCCTCGACTTCGACTACGCGGCCCTGCACCCGGCGAACACGCTGCTCGCCCACCGCCTGCTGCACCTCGCCAAGGCCCACGGCCTCCAGGGCGCGATGAAGGAGCGGCTGCTCGCCGCCTACTTCACGCAGGGCCGCCACGTCGGCCGTCTCGACGAGCTCGTCGACCTCGCCGCCGAGGTCGGGCTCGACGCCGACGAGGTCCGCACCGCCCTGACCGGCGACGCCTACACCGCCGACGTCGCCCAGGACGTCGCGCAGGCCGCCGCCTACGGCATCCGTGGGGTGCCGTTCTTCGTCCTGGACGGCCGCCTCGCCGTGTCCGGCGCGCAGCCGCCCGAGGTGTTCGCGCAGGCGCTGCGCCAGGCCACCGAGCAGGCCGCGTGA
- a CDS encoding siderophore-interacting protein — MTQTAAAETTSATTPYKMFDVEVSRVTRLCPSFVRITFTGADLDRFADNGRDQRIKFLLPAPCGGWEYLDRQNPDWFTTWRELPEERRNPLRTYTVRAVRPDLREVDVDIVLHGDTGPASRWANGARPGSPLVIIGPDAAHDGPHGGLEFKPPASSHALLLAGDETAVPAIASICESLPADAVGEVFLEVPHPEDRWTLAAPAGVRITWLAREDREHGDLLVPAVQAAADRMLALGVRASVDEVPGTPVPAVTAAGVDLSAEAEDVDVDTDVLWEVPVDAEGRPLVQDTVLYAWFAGEAGVIKTLRRHLVTHRGVDRKSVAFMGYWRRGRAEC, encoded by the coding sequence ATGACACAGACGGCCGCCGCTGAGACCACGAGCGCGACGACCCCGTACAAGATGTTCGACGTCGAGGTCTCGCGGGTCACCCGCCTGTGTCCGTCCTTCGTCCGGATCACGTTCACCGGCGCCGACCTCGACCGGTTCGCCGACAACGGCCGCGACCAGCGCATCAAGTTCCTCCTGCCCGCCCCGTGCGGCGGCTGGGAGTACCTCGACCGGCAGAACCCCGACTGGTTCACCACCTGGCGCGAGCTGCCCGAGGAGCGCCGCAACCCGCTGCGCACCTACACCGTGCGCGCCGTGCGGCCGGACCTGCGCGAGGTCGACGTCGACATCGTGCTCCACGGCGACACCGGACCTGCGTCCCGCTGGGCCAACGGCGCCCGCCCCGGCTCCCCGCTCGTGATCATCGGCCCCGACGCCGCCCACGACGGCCCCCACGGCGGCCTCGAGTTCAAGCCGCCGGCGTCCAGCCACGCGCTGCTCCTCGCCGGCGACGAGACGGCCGTGCCCGCCATCGCCTCCATCTGCGAGTCGCTGCCCGCCGACGCCGTCGGCGAGGTCTTCCTCGAGGTCCCGCACCCCGAGGACCGCTGGACCCTCGCCGCGCCCGCCGGGGTGCGCATCACCTGGCTCGCCCGCGAGGACCGCGAGCACGGCGACCTGCTGGTCCCCGCCGTGCAGGCCGCGGCCGACCGCATGCTCGCGCTCGGCGTGCGCGCGTCGGTCGACGAGGTCCCCGGCACGCCGGTGCCCGCCGTGACCGCCGCCGGGGTCGACCTGTCCGCCGAGGCGGAGGACGTCGACGTCGACACCGACGTGCTGTGGGAGGTCCCCGTGGACGCCGAGGGCCGCCCGCTCGTCCAGGACACCGTGCTGTACGCCTGGTTCGCCGGCGAGGCGGGCGTCATCAAGACGCTGCGCCGCCACCTCGTCACCCACCGCGGCGTCGACCGCAAGTCCGTGGCGTTCATGGGCTACTGGCGGCGCGGCCGCGCGGAGTGCTGA
- a CDS encoding YbaK/EbsC family protein gives MSGPAATALPTLGDLAWVPAVARPDLLADPVAAALTAWAGVDERVASGVAVAEIDPDHADTATLNTVHGLPPEASANCVVVAGRRGEVERVAACVVPATTSADVNTRVRKLLDVRKASFLPTERATAESAMEYGGITPVGLPAGWRVLVDERFRAPGALALMGSGLRRSKLLMAGPLLCELPGVEVVTDLGVVRG, from the coding sequence GTGAGCGGCCCGGCCGCGACGGCGCTGCCCACGCTCGGCGACCTCGCCTGGGTGCCGGCCGTCGCCCGGCCCGACCTGCTGGCCGACCCCGTGGCCGCGGCGCTGACCGCGTGGGCGGGCGTCGACGAGCGGGTCGCGTCGGGCGTCGCCGTGGCCGAGATCGACCCCGACCACGCGGACACCGCGACGCTCAACACCGTGCACGGGCTGCCGCCGGAGGCGTCGGCGAACTGCGTGGTGGTGGCCGGGCGGCGGGGCGAGGTCGAACGCGTGGCGGCGTGCGTGGTGCCCGCGACGACGTCCGCGGACGTCAACACCCGGGTGCGCAAGCTGCTCGACGTGCGCAAGGCGTCGTTCCTGCCGACGGAGCGCGCGACGGCGGAGTCCGCCATGGAGTACGGCGGCATCACGCCGGTCGGGCTGCCCGCCGGGTGGCGGGTGCTCGTCGACGAGCGGTTCCGCGCCCCGGGCGCGCTGGCGCTCATGGGCTCGGGGCTGCGGCGCTCGAAGCTGCTGATGGCCGGGCCGCTGCTGTGCGAGCTGCCGGGCGTGGAGGTCGTGACGGACCTCGGGGTCGTGCGGGGCTGA
- a CDS encoding YbhB/YbcL family Raf kinase inhibitor-like protein: MDFTRPIPPDPYSLLPVAATFTLTSPDLTDGAPMSSDHAVDGGNTSPELSWSGFPDGTRSFVVSCFDPDAPTPSGYWHWHLLDVPADVTSLKRGAGSTDGALLPAGAFQLASDGGRVGFEGAGPPPGDHAHRYVFAVHALDVDSLGLTTDDTNVTAAFNVYFHTVARATLTGTYRR, from the coding sequence ATGGACTTCACGCGACCGATCCCCCCGGACCCGTACTCGCTGCTCCCCGTCGCCGCGACGTTCACCCTGACCAGCCCCGACCTCACGGACGGGGCGCCGATGTCGTCCGACCACGCGGTCGACGGCGGGAACACCTCCCCCGAGCTGTCGTGGTCGGGGTTCCCGGACGGGACGCGGTCGTTCGTCGTGAGCTGCTTCGACCCGGACGCGCCGACGCCGTCGGGCTACTGGCACTGGCACCTGCTGGACGTCCCGGCGGACGTCACGTCGCTGAAGCGCGGCGCGGGATCGACGGACGGCGCGCTGCTGCCCGCCGGGGCCTTCCAGCTCGCCTCGGACGGCGGCCGGGTCGGCTTCGAGGGGGCGGGCCCGCCGCCCGGGGACCACGCGCACCGGTACGTGTTCGCCGTGCACGCCCTGGACGTGGACTCGCTCGGCCTGACGACGGACGACACGAACGTGACCGCGGCGTTCAACGTCTACTTCCACACCGTGGCCCGCGCCACCCTGACCGGGACGTACCGGCGGTGA
- a CDS encoding SDR family oxidoreductase, protein MRRFEDRVTIITGASRGIGLAVARRLVAEGGRVVLTGRHADSLAEAVATLGEDRASAVAGRADDPAHRAEVLAHTLDRHGRLDHLVNNAGINPAWGPALEVEPSVIRKIIDVNVVAALEWTRDAVAAGLSGAIVSTASVAGTTASPHIAFYGVSKAALINLTAQLAHELAPRLRVNAVAPAVVRTRLAEALYVDREEEVAAAYPLRRLGEPDDVAGPVAFLLSDDAAWITGQTLRIDGGASIVPVG, encoded by the coding sequence GTGCGCAGGTTCGAGGACAGGGTCACGATCATCACCGGTGCCAGCCGCGGCATCGGCCTCGCGGTGGCGCGACGCCTCGTCGCCGAGGGCGGCCGGGTGGTGCTGACGGGCCGCCACGCCGACTCCCTCGCGGAGGCCGTCGCGACGCTCGGCGAGGACCGCGCGTCGGCCGTCGCCGGGCGGGCGGACGACCCGGCGCACCGGGCGGAGGTGCTCGCGCACACCCTCGACCGCCACGGGCGGCTCGACCACCTCGTCAACAACGCCGGCATCAACCCGGCCTGGGGGCCCGCGCTCGAGGTCGAGCCGTCGGTGATCCGCAAGATCATCGACGTCAACGTCGTGGCCGCCCTCGAGTGGACCCGCGACGCGGTCGCCGCGGGCCTGTCCGGGGCGATCGTCTCCACCGCGTCCGTCGCCGGCACGACGGCGAGCCCGCACATCGCCTTCTACGGCGTGTCCAAGGCCGCCCTGATCAACCTCACCGCGCAGCTCGCCCACGAGCTCGCCCCGCGACTGCGGGTCAACGCCGTCGCCCCTGCCGTCGTGCGGACGCGCCTCGCCGAGGCCCTGTACGTCGACCGCGAGGAGGAGGTCGCCGCGGCCTACCCCCTGCGCCGCCTCGGCGAGCCGGACGACGTCGCCGGGCCCGTCGCGTTCCTGCTCAGCGACGACGCCGCCTGGATCACCGGGCAGACGCTCCGGATCGACGGTGGCGCGTCGATCGTGCCGGTCGGGTGA
- a CDS encoding TetR/AcrR family transcriptional regulator produces MKTTHVADAVLQAALDLFSTQGYATTSVQQIVEAAGVTKGAMYHYFQSKDDLLFAIYDRILTLQKQHLDEIVAAGGETVAVIRAVCVDVVETSIDLMPEGTVFFRSMHMLSPARNLEVTRRRREYHDEFAALIARAQAEGTVRTDVPRPVLIAHFYSDVHYLSYWYSPSGPESKSEVAHQLADLFLRSITVEDG; encoded by the coding sequence ATGAAGACCACCCACGTCGCGGACGCCGTGCTCCAGGCCGCCCTGGACCTGTTCTCCACCCAGGGGTACGCCACCACCAGCGTCCAGCAGATCGTCGAGGCCGCGGGCGTCACCAAGGGCGCCATGTACCACTACTTCCAGTCCAAGGACGACCTGCTGTTCGCGATCTACGACCGGATCCTCACGCTGCAGAAGCAGCACCTGGACGAGATCGTCGCCGCGGGCGGCGAGACCGTGGCCGTGATCCGCGCCGTGTGCGTCGACGTCGTCGAGACCTCGATCGACCTCATGCCCGAGGGCACCGTGTTCTTCCGGAGCATGCACATGCTCTCCCCGGCGCGGAACCTGGAGGTCACCCGCCGGCGGCGCGAGTACCACGACGAGTTCGCGGCGCTGATCGCCCGGGCGCAGGCGGAGGGGACCGTGCGCACCGACGTGCCGCGCCCGGTGCTCATCGCCCACTTCTACTCCGACGTGCACTACCTGTCGTACTGGTACTCGCCGTCGGGCCCCGAGTCCAAGTCCGAGGTGGCGCACCAGCTCGCCGACCTCTTCCTGCGAAGCATCACCGTGGAGGACGGATGA
- a CDS encoding NADPH:quinone oxidoreductase family protein, whose translation MTTRTTQAWRVHRTGEPTEVMRLDDVEVPAPGRGEAVVRVLAVAVNFPDVLLARGQYQVRPEPPFVPGIELCGEVVEVGEGVDRVQVGDRVVGSHIGVLAGRVVLPAALLHPAPAELDDAQAAALTVAYQTAWFALHRRARVAAGETVLVHAAAGGVGTAACQLAAAAGARVIGVVGSEAKAPVARAAGAGTVLLRSDDVAARVKELTAGAGADVVLDPVGGSSFEASTKCVAFEGRIVVIGFASGEIPPVRANHALVKNYGVLGLHWGLYAQRDPALVDAAHAELVALAAAGVLRPVVEDVVAFEKAPEAIELLASGATTGRLVVQVAS comes from the coding sequence ATGACCACCCGCACCACCCAGGCCTGGCGCGTGCACCGCACCGGCGAGCCCACCGAGGTCATGCGCCTCGACGACGTGGAGGTCCCCGCCCCGGGACGGGGGGAGGCCGTCGTGCGGGTGCTCGCCGTCGCCGTCAACTTCCCCGACGTGCTGCTGGCGCGCGGGCAGTACCAGGTGCGCCCGGAGCCGCCGTTCGTGCCCGGCATCGAGCTGTGCGGCGAGGTGGTCGAGGTCGGCGAGGGCGTGGACCGCGTGCAGGTCGGCGACCGGGTCGTGGGGTCGCACATCGGGGTGCTCGCCGGACGGGTGGTCCTGCCCGCGGCCCTGCTGCACCCGGCTCCCGCGGAGCTCGACGACGCGCAGGCCGCGGCCCTCACGGTCGCCTACCAGACCGCCTGGTTCGCCCTGCACCGGCGGGCCCGGGTCGCCGCCGGGGAGACCGTGCTCGTGCACGCGGCCGCCGGCGGGGTGGGCACGGCCGCCTGCCAGCTCGCCGCCGCGGCCGGCGCCCGGGTGATCGGCGTCGTCGGCAGCGAGGCCAAGGCGCCCGTCGCCCGGGCCGCGGGTGCCGGGACGGTGCTCCTGCGGTCCGACGACGTGGCCGCCCGCGTCAAGGAGCTCACCGCCGGCGCCGGCGCCGACGTCGTCCTGGACCCCGTGGGCGGGTCGTCGTTCGAGGCGTCCACGAAGTGCGTCGCGTTCGAGGGGCGCATCGTGGTGATCGGCTTCGCGAGCGGTGAGATCCCGCCGGTGCGCGCCAACCACGCGCTGGTGAAGAACTACGGGGTGCTCGGCCTGCACTGGGGCCTGTACGCGCAGCGCGACCCCGCCCTGGTGGACGCCGCCCACGCCGAGCTGGTCGCGCTCGCCGCCGCCGGCGTCCTGCGGCCGGTCGTGGAGGACGTCGTGGCGTTCGAGAAGGCGCCGGAGGCGATCGAGCTGCTGGCGTCCGGCGCGACGACGGGCCGGCTGGTCGTGCAGGTCGCCTCGTGA
- a CDS encoding SDR family NAD(P)-dependent oxidoreductase — protein MTGAARRLFDLDGRVALVTGGARGIGAAYVRALHDAGARVVVADVLEDPGAALAAELGERAVFARLDVTDEDGWAAVVRDVAATWGGPDVLVNNAGVANAGPIEHYPRAKWDAVIAVNLTGVYLGCRAVVGAMRERGGGSIVNVSSVEGMRGSTHLHGYVASKFGVRGLTKSLAVELGADGIRVNSIHPGFVETEMTARIDPSGLPIPLRRAGRPEDLTGTVLYLASDASAYVTGAEFVVDGGMINGVGHL, from the coding sequence GTGACGGGCGCCGCGCGGCGGCTCTTCGACCTGGACGGCCGGGTCGCCCTCGTGACCGGCGGTGCGCGCGGCATCGGTGCCGCGTACGTGCGTGCGCTGCACGACGCCGGGGCGCGCGTCGTCGTCGCCGACGTGCTGGAGGACCCGGGCGCGGCGCTCGCCGCCGAGCTGGGGGAGCGCGCCGTGTTCGCGCGGCTGGACGTCACCGACGAGGACGGCTGGGCCGCGGTGGTGCGGGACGTCGCGGCGACCTGGGGCGGCCCGGACGTGCTGGTCAACAACGCGGGCGTCGCCAACGCGGGCCCGATCGAGCACTACCCGCGGGCCAAGTGGGACGCGGTGATCGCGGTGAACCTCACCGGGGTGTACCTCGGCTGCCGCGCCGTGGTCGGTGCCATGCGGGAGCGGGGCGGCGGCTCGATCGTCAACGTGTCCTCGGTCGAGGGGATGCGGGGGAGCACGCACCTGCACGGGTACGTCGCCTCCAAGTTCGGGGTGCGTGGCCTGACGAAGTCGCTGGCCGTCGAGCTGGGCGCCGACGGCATCCGGGTCAACTCGATCCACCCGGGCTTCGTCGAGACCGAGATGACCGCGCGGATCGACCCGAGCGGACTGCCGATCCCCCTGCGTCGGGCCGGCCGTCCCGAGGACCTCACGGGCACAGTGCTGTACCTGGCGAGCGACGCCTCGGCCTACGTCACGGGCGCCGAGTTCGTCGTGGACGGCGGCATGATCAACGGCGTCGGCCACCTCTGA